In Apteryx mantelli isolate bAptMan1 chromosome 18, bAptMan1.hap1, whole genome shotgun sequence, a single window of DNA contains:
- the SLC2A4RG gene encoding SLC2A4 regulator — MEPKRLPKRAAPAHREGSPPPGLTGCPDCGPAGRGGGGGGGVVLPAGKPGANAVYTVLVEDARRRRRRGREDPAAVAAAAAAAEPGGARKAPKSPLPCAGRELPAEAEAADGWLRRLADPLLLDGRTAEELPRFPAAALGRLAAADPKTMLRVLDAGLEQCLALHSAYIPVPRQRKLSGQAGLDEVMAAAVLTSLSSSPLVLGPPPGPPGAEPGAEAWKEAPAMSSSCSSSSNTSGDWSWDPASDRSSPSTPSPPLPPAAAAAGRLPAPPPGEEPDGTHFVFGDPIPRKRKNSTKVMFKCLWKSCGKVLSSSSGMQKHIRTVHLGRKADLEQSDGEEDFYYTELDVNVDSLTDGLSSLTPVSPTSSVPPAFPVLEAPPGPAPALASPEPARPPQLSQSAPTSLCHVHTDHAYQGCPAPLRPIAVGEKRPPVPQAPAAKTHVVPTTALPKPPVATRKPRGDAKKCRKVYGMENRDMWCTACRWKKACQRFVD, encoded by the exons atgGAGCCCAAACGCCTGCCCAAGCGCGCCGCGCCGGCGCACCGCGAGGGCTCGCCGCCGCCCGGTCTCACCGGCTGCCCCGActgcggcccggcggggcggggcggcggcggcggcggcggcgtggtgCTGCCCGCCGGCAAGCCGGGCGCCAACGCCGTCTACACGGTGCTGGTGGAggacgcgcggcggcggcggcgccgcggccgcgaggacccggcggcggtggcggcggcggcggcggcggccgagcccggcggcgcccgcaAGGCCCCGAAG AGCCCGCTGCCCTGCGCCGGCCGGGAGCTGCCagccgaggccgaggccgccgACGGGTGGCTGCGGCGCCTGGCGGACCCGCTGCTGCTCGACGGCCGGACGGCGGAGGAGCTGCCGCGCTTCCCTGCCGCAGCGCTGGGGCGCCTGGCGGCCGCCGACCCCAAGACAATGCTGCGGGTGCTGGACGCCGGCTTGGAGCAGTGCCTGGCGCTGCACTCGGCTTACATCCCCGTGCCCCGGCAGAG gaagCTCTCGGGCCAGGCGGGCCTGGACGAGGTGATGGCGGCGGCGGTGCTCACCAGCCTCTCCAGCAGCCCGctggtgctgggccccccgccgggcccccccggcgcaG AGCCCGGCGCCGAGGCCTGGAAGGAGGCGCCCGCCATGtcctccagctgcagcagcagcagcaacacgaGCGGCGACTGGAGCTGGGACCCGGCCAGCGACCGCTCCAGCCCCTCCACCCCGtcgcccccgctgccccccgccgccgctgccgccggccgcctgcccgcccccccgccgGGAGAGGAGCCCGACGGCACCCACTTCGTCTTCGGGGACCCCATCCCCAGGAAGAGGAAG AACTCCACCAAGGTGATGTTCAAGTGCTTGTGGAAGAGCTGCGGCAAAGTCctcagcagctcctcagggatGCAGAAGCACATCCGGACCGTGCACCTTGG GCGGAAAGCCGACCTGGAGCAGAGCGACGGCGAGGAGGACTTCTACTACACGGAGCTGGACGTCAACGTGGACTCGCTGACGGACGGGCTCTCCAGCCTGACGCCCGTGTCGCCCACCTCCTCGGTGCCCCCGGCCTTCCCCGTGCTggaggcgccgccgggccccgcgccggcgTTGGCCAGCCCCgagccggcccggccgccccagcTGAGCCAGTCGGCGCCCACCAGCCTGTGCCACGTCCACACCGACCACGCGTACCAG GGCTGCCCGGCTCCGCTCCGGCCCATTGCTGTCGGGGAGAAGCGGCCGCCGGTGCCCCAGGCGCCGGCGGCGAAGACGCACGTGGTGCCCACCACGGCGTTGCCCAAGCCGCCCGTTGCCACCAG GAAGCCCCGCGGGGACGCCAAGAAGTGCCGCAAGGTGTACGGCATGGAGAACCGGGACATGTGGTGCACGGCGTGCCGGTGGAAGAAGGCCTGCCAGCGCTTCGTCGACTGa
- the LIME1 gene encoding lck-interacting transmembrane adapter 1: MAAAEGGEGLPGPPLLPAVAPLALLGALVYLGALCAACRRKGRKKKVPTDAVKLVDKALLRQTQLRSLSKSDTTLHELCRLQPKDEGQRPASLDLLHALGAPDAGGDLQPRGSSSSILPHRELPRIPGPRPPEAEQTYSNLLFAPPPRRPAAPPAAPAAAAASADYACVRKAKKPEPPDGAAVAEAPRAAVGLCQPLGSADPERDSAPGPSRGDGRGPPLTASPGQVEDMYSTVCKGAGRKARQAASPPRDAAEPGRHWPRCPRPDASAEPCYESIGDGAWPGPDPDYEAVDANWRKPGPRGRPRPPEHLYESVGEGRRGSARAAPNGLEVYVTNL, translated from the exons atggcggcggcggaggggggcgaggggctgccggggcccccgcTGCTGCCGGCCGTCGCCCCCCTGGCCCTGCTCGGCGCCCTCGTCTACCTCGGCGCCCTGTGCGCCGCCTGCAGACG CAAGGGCCGGAAGAAGAAGGTTCCCACGGACGCAGTGAAGCTCGTGGACAAG GCCCTGCTCAGGCAGACGCAGCTGCGGTCGCTCAGCAAATCCGACACGACGCTGCACGAGCTCTGCCGGCTGCAGCCCAAGGACGAGG GCCAGCGACCGGCCAGCCTGGACCTGCTCCACGCGCTGGGCGCGCCGGACGCCGGGGGCGATTTGCAGCCGCgcggctccagctccagcatccTCCCgcaccgggagctgccgcgcatccccggcccgcggccgccggAGGCCGAGCAGACCTACTCCAACCTGCTgttcgccccgccgccgcgccggcccgcggccccccccgccgcccccgccgccgccgccgcctccgccgacTACGCCTGCGTGCGCAAGGCCAAGAAGCCGGAGCCGCCGGACGGCGCCGCCGTGGCCGAGGCGCCCCGGGCCGCGGTAGGGCTTTGCCAGCCGCTCGGCTCCGCGGATCCCGAGCGGGACTCGGCTCCGGGCCCGAGTCGCGGTGACGGGCGGGGGCCGCCCCTAACCGCCTCCCCCGGGCAGGTGGAGGACATGTACTCGACGGTGTGCAAAGGCGCCGGGAGGAAAGCGCGGCAGGCGGCTTCGCCCCCGCGGGACGCGGCCGAGCCGGGCCGCCActggccccgctgcccgcggcccGACGCCTCCGCCGAGCCCTGCTACGAGTCCATCGGCGACGGAGCCTGGCCCGGCCCCGACCCCGACTACGAGGCCGTGGACGCGAACTGGAGGAAAcccggcccgcgggggcggccgcggccccccgagcACCTCTACGAGAGCGTCGGCGAGGgccgccgcggctcggcccgCGCGGCTCCCAACGGCCTGGAGGTGTACGTCACCAACCTCTAg